Proteins encoded within one genomic window of Apium graveolens cultivar Ventura unplaced genomic scaffold, ASM990537v1 ctg939, whole genome shotgun sequence:
- the LOC141705736 gene encoding uncharacterized protein LOC141705736 — protein sequence MDKAMMLLIQRSSRKNTDGVCAGTSRVGASGAGHSVSIELLDDQGNKVVEAPEKVVTDADLGDLNPRKRERCEVDDVHLGGGDFAEPALGGSGVNKTITLVNSRVLMSNTGEPRSKKELVRVEIQPNERWTGGTTVSLRAFNHFHLPQDAIAFDGRRQDDLADRCKSRAGRFLADFMHIVEEFRADGNDVAYKRLEAEVSALRVERKKLMMSYSELEKRSTELVTANTALTKKVGEMEVSGQSRDANVSELERKLQEAETERDDLRSKCEGWERHIDGMNASYKLIVDENVVLKAEVQKGIEDIANALGDGYGHCVARMQGAGVDTTGHSFEDYIADLAALQPDDPTDKN from the exons ATGGATAAGGCTATGATGTTGCTCATTCAGCGTTCATCGAGGAAGAATACTGATGGAGTGTGTGCTGGCACTTCTAGGGTCGGGGCTTCTGGGGCTGGGCACTCTGTGTCCATCGAGTTGTTAGATGATCAGGGAAACAAAGTTGTGGAGGCTCCTGAGAAGGTTGTGACTGATGCTGATCTGGGGGATTTGAATCCTCGGAAGAGAGAGCGTTGTGAGGTTGATGATGTTCATTTAGGAGGAGGAGATTTTGCCGAGCCAGCTTTGGGAGGTAGTGGAGTGAATAAGACCATCACCTTGGTCAATAGTAGGGTTCTTATGTCCAACACTGGCGAGCCTCGatccaagaaggagcttgtgaggGTCGAGATTCAACCCAACGAGCGTTGGACCGGAGGGACAACAGTGTCGCTGAGGGCTTTTAATCATTTTCATCTTCCCCAAGACGCGATTGCCTTCGATGGCCGGCGTCAAGATGACCTTGCTGACAGGTGTAAGAGTCGAGCCGGGAGG TTCCTCGCAGATTTTATGCATATCGTGGAAGAATTTCGTGCCGATGGTAATGATGTGGCTTACAAGAGACTGGAAGCGGAAGTGAGTGCTCTTAGGGTTGAGAGGAAAAAGCTTATGATGAGTTATTCAGAATTGGAGAAGAGATCTACGGAGTTGGTTACTGCGAATACCGCGTTGACCAAGAAGGTGGGAGAAATGGAGGTTTCGGGGCAGTCGAGGGATGCGAATGTGTCGGAGCTCGAGAGGAAGCTTCAAGAAGCTGAGACAGAGCGCGATGACCTAAGAAGTAAGTGTGAAGGCTGGGAGCGCCATATCGACGGCATGAATGCATCGTACAAACTGATTGTCGATGAGAATGTTGTTTTGAAGGCGGAAGTCCAAAAAGGGATCGAGGACATTGCTAACGCCCTGGGAGATGGTTATGGGCATTGTGTTGCTAGGATGCAGGGGGCGGGGGTGGACACCACGGGGCATTCGTTTGAGGATTACATTGCTGACCTCGCTGCTTTGCAGCCCGATGATCCGACCGATAAAAATTGA